The Erigeron canadensis isolate Cc75 chromosome 1, C_canadensis_v1, whole genome shotgun sequence genome segment aGGTACTAGCACTGTCGGCTTAACTATAGTAATAGGTTAGGCATGGGTCTAAGGCCCCCAAAATACAAAGGTCCccaatttaataatttaagtttaatattttaattagacTTTAAATTTGTAAGCTAGATATTAGTGTTATATAGACTGCAATTCACAACAAACTACAAGTAGCGACACCAACACATTGACATGTATACCACCACCGTGTCCAGTGGTGTCCGTGCCACTAGGTTCACTGTTCGCCTTTTGTAattcctttttatatttattgttattaatgctaattaatttgtaaatctgattttaatgtttaaaaaaaattgtattctAGTGAGTTAGGCCTCCAAAATTGATCTTGTTTAAAGCTTCGGAAAAGCTTGAGCCAACACTGGGTACTAGCATCATTTCCATGTATAATTCGTAGAAATGATTGGTATATGTcttacatgtatttttatagATTTGATTGATccatatatcaatatcaatggTGGagaataaaattagaaaaaatgacCTAACTTATGTGTCAAATATCTACGCATTGGATAGAGGTTAAAAAACATTGACTATATACAAGGGGACCTCCtcttatttttacaaaaatccTTTATCCtcaactattattttattgttaaatacagatatatatatatatatatatatatggaagtaGTTAATAGAATCCCTAATTGTATCTTCTTCATTACTCTTGATTATCAGTTACCATATTACAAGATTTATCCCCTTTATATATTGTACATATATTGGAATATAGATGAATATAATTCTCTGCTCTCaatctttttgtctttattcTTTAGTTCTTCATAtcattgtataataataatcttcatCACAGTTGTTGATCCAAATACATAAAGTTTctaacatttattttattttcatcttttatcTAATATgcctatattattattaatgaaaataaattataatatagagTTTAACCTATTATTGTAGGTAACTAGGTCAATATTTAGTCAACCaagtaaaaaatagaaaagtatgttggtgatatatactaataattcaGTTCAATGGACAACCATATAAATGCGGGAAAGTAAATTAGTCATCTAGTTCAATGATCAACCATGTAAATAAAGATTAACCTGTTATAGCAGGTCAGcagttggtcaaccatgtaaaaagttgaaaaatatatGGGTGATAAAcatcaataattcaattcaatgGTCAACCATATAAATGAGGGAATATACATTGTTCATCCAGTGACTAAACCCATAAATTAACTACACTAACTCCTTCTATaccaattacttttacattaataaccaaacTCCCTCATCGTCGTCGTCTTTACCACTGCCGTTATTGCCCGTCACCGCCACTACCACAACGTCACTGTTATCACCTTTGCCGCCGCATCATGCAAGCATATATCTAATATAATCCAAGAAAGAATGGTTCTCTGCTAATAAGTCATCCATAGTTATGTTTACTCATACAACATAGATTTCCATTTGATTTTGTCAGCAGGAAATCTACAGACATATAGACAAGTAGGTAGGCTGCATACATCAACAGTCAAATACATTACTTGAGCGTGAGGGATTGGTTGTAAGGATTAGATAAAGAATGAACCAAGCCACCCACACCTAATCCATTtctagtattattattattattccagCAAAGATCATTACGGCATAGACTTTTCATtggattttataaaatattaatgaacAACTCAACcaacattaatatatttattccATTTTCTTATACTGTAGCTTATTGTGGATCACGTTGCAATGACCATGTCATCATTTTAATTGCGTGTTTGCTTAAGTCAAATTAATGAGCTATCCAGGTATTATCTCGTTATTAATAGTAAtgatcacaattatatatagcAGAACCATCTAATTAACATTTTGGGTTTATGTCATTGATTCTTGGTAGAATTCTGATCGATCATGGAAGGAATTATCCCGATGGTGTATAAGCGCGTCAAGAAAAGTATGAGCGTGAAGCAGGGACATTATCAACATGACTACAACATTGCTGACTTCTACCCGGAAGGATATAGTTTCAAGTACCCTAAACAACAACAAGAATATTGTACAGATATTGCTCTGGTCTCAGCTAAAAGAAGCAAGTCTTCCAAGAATACGACGACTGTCAACAAGCAGAAGCAACTTGTTCGATTCAGGAGCCAGAAACTGTTCTCCTGTGTAACTGGTGGTGCTTAATTAAAACTCAAACTCACTttgtataaatttatttgtCTTTTGCTAATCTATGTGTTCCAGATAATCTAGATAAGTACATACATACAGACAGAACTTGCCTAATTGGTAATGCTCTTTTGATCTACACGTGGGAATAAGTTATTGCATATACATATGTTCTTCATTATAACAAATATGCAATTTTTGCATAAGAATGTTTTGTTATTCCAAAAGAAATGCACAGGAATGTGTAGATTGTTGTCAAGTCTTTTGCTCTTGTAAATGTGTAAATGACTAAATGttgtcaaaaaaattttaaagatttcAGATTGACTATATATAAACAGTTGCTAATTGTAAGTGCTTTTAACTGTGGAAATGTTGTAGCCTTGTTGGTACTTATATCCGTTTGATTAGAATATTAGATATGACCATTATTGGTACTTAAGATCGAGGGAGATCTTTCAAGTATAGATGAATAGCGAATAAAACAGCCATCTCTATCCTTTTTAAGTATAGATGAATTGTCTGAGTTGTCTGATTTTTTGTTGTTACGTAGTGGAGACTCATTGTTGCTAGAATGCTCTCATTGTCGTGGTTGTAAAACGCTGTAAAGCTTGTTGATGTGAACAATGTCAGAAACTGTTTTTAGTCTTAGGAGTATCTGGGGATACTTTCAAGGATGGATAAGCCAAATTAGTAGCTTTCAAACGTTGTTAGGATCTTGAGTATCCAAGAAGCCGTCTAAATATACTCTTCCAAATGAGGATGTGTTGGTACAATATACATACAGGTGACATGATTTATTCATTAACAAAGGGGGCTCGAGGAGCATACGGACAGAATGAGCACAATATGCAACAGCTTCATTTTAATCAACCTGGCCCTGCTACTAGCAATTGGGAATGTCAGTTCTACTACCGCCCCTCCTGTATTAGATAGCAAGAAGTTATGCAGCCAGTGCTCCAAATGTGATCACGGTACCAAAACGTGTCCACCAAGTGAGGCCTACCCCCATATGACTGCTTTTGATAATACCCTTATTGCCGGTGCATCTCAGTCTGACTACGTTGACGCAAGTGACAGAGGTGTATACTCGGTACCCAATATTGTTGGTGGTAAGTCTAAAGAGTACAATGCCTATTTCGGTTGGGAATCAACCTCTGGCTCTGCTTCTGGCTATCATAGGTTAGTTTTATTGTAACCACTAGAGTATAGTTTTTTGCATACTTCCTAaagaattttatatttaatagtATAATATATGGAGTACATTAtttacaggtttagcaactacATGGATAAGTGTTCAGGAGGACAAAACTACCTGACAGTCGATAAGCATGGCAAAGTTAGCCTTCGGTCGTTGAGTTCTTTGGAAAATTTGGCGTTTGCAGATTGGAAATCAATTAACCCACCAAAACATCTGAACCACAGACAATTCAGATTCTGGGTCAATGGCGCCACGGGGAAATGCCTCACAGTGTTTGGTGGGAATACGCAGAAACGGACTGTAGGAGTGGCTGACTGCAAGTTTGATGGAGCAAACACGGGACAACTTTTTGCTTTTCGCTTTCACTATCACTATGCATTTTGCTGTTGTGGTCTCCACAACACTTAAAGTTTCTTCATCagcaaaaaaaaatgtttttatcatATCTTATGACTTTAAGTGTGTTTGGCTTTTACCTCACCATGTTGATCATGTTGATACATTCTTCAATAGAAACAATTGTACCTCTGTTTCCccccaaaaaaaatatttcatatatatgtaggttttaggtaaaataaacaataattttcTCTTTACTAAAATCACCGgtcatcatgaaaatcatcatgaatcaatatatatatatatatatatatatatatttgtgcttTATGAATTTTCGTAtatcaattttatcataatCTAAATGTCAATATGGTCTTATTTGTTTTCCTTAACAACAAACAACTTGGACCATTTGACTATTTGCGTATTCGGCTCATATACCTTTTAGAATGGGCCAAAATAATGTTTTGAGCCCAAGAGACAAGGTCACCAACGAACCCCTTTAATCAAGTCCATCGAGGCGTGGCAAAAGTTTTACAGCCAGTCAAATAAGGGCATTTTACTAAAATCATGGAATGAAAAAACTAACTAGGGTTTTATCATCCATTCTCTGTATAAAAACCAAGCCTGAGCAGCCATTCTTCATCATGAGATTTTTTGAAGAATCGCCGCaccaatcttttttttttaagcctcccagtttttttaatttcttagaATTAAGCTCcgattttataataaaaatatacaaatttttctCACTTGTGTTTTGAAGTGGTTTGAAACAATTATGTTAATTAATTCGTAATCTTAATTTTGTTTGAAACAGCTTAAAAATCAATGTTAAGTAATATATGTGATGGATATGATGATTATTTCCCCAGATGATCGAATCTGAAATTACTGAGcgctatatttatttttcttttcggAGAAAAATCCAAGCCAGAAATCTGATCCATTTTTATGTCaccataaatattattattattattatttttattattattgttattattattattccttGTTGATAGTAAAAAGGAGAAATGGAGATGATGATTATTTCCCCAGATGATCGAAGATGATTATACTGAGcgcatatatataaattctctCTAACACGGAGAGAATCCAAGCCAGAAATCTGATCCTTTCTCTCTTTGTATCTAAAAAGATTATACTGAGCgcatatttataaattctttCAGATCTTCCGCGCAGGGGGggatttttttcataaaattttaaaatttttaaatttacttgtatttttcataaattttctaaatttgacccatttggaATTTTTTTCTGCTACCGCGTTCGCGATATGTCACTTGAAcaggttttttggtttttctatttGCGACCAATTTGggagtttttttaattgtaactatttcacaaaaaccatggtacaaaactacaaaaataatTAGTCGGCCCAAAAATATGAGACCTCAGTATTCACTGCTAAAAAAAAATGGGTCTTAACCCAAAACTTATATGACAGTATTATATAGGTCGTAGcagaaagcaaaaaaaaaaatatcatgatTTTCACGGTTGAGAAAACAGAAAATGCAATAACACATCAACTCTCCTTTTTATAAGTCGTTCTACTCCTAAATTTGATAGATTGTATGAAATTATCATAAAGGGTTAAAGAAGAACTTGTTGAGAACTTGAATACTTCTATAAACCTAAGCGCCTCATGGTTTCAATACAACAAAAATGTGCTCCCAATTATTTTTGCGCATTTTAAAAagcataaaaaatatattaatttattttcatttaaaattgtataaaaaagttcacacttagaagtgtgaaaAATTAATAAAGGCATATTTATTTCACAAGCATAAGTGTGAGAACTAATTTGTCACACTTAAATTCCTTGCACTTCTTGTGTCACAAATTATTTCCATACTTTTAAGtatgaataattatatatttatatattttttcacttttaaaaatgtgaactttttatttctacatatataattgtgaaaacTTTTTGATCATTTAACTTtattcacacttataaatgtgagttcttttcacacatttataagtgggaacaaattaacaatttttttaacatttttaaaaagtagaGAAAATGAGTCTTAAGAAATAACATATTTCTTGTAGTGTTTTCCCCCTTCTTACGTTTGTTTCACAACACATGATATCTAATGGTTTGCTTTAAAATTGAACAAAGagtttttacaatattttttgataacttAACTAATAATACTAATGTAGTTGAAAAATTAAACTGAAATATGACTCTTCTTCATATGGTCTTTTTAATCATAGTCATGATTCACATGTAATAAACTTTGATTGTGCAAAACGATTTGGCACTTTAAAGGTTGAAGAAATAAAGAATGCTAAAATGGGTTTGTAAATAAATGTTACAAGATGTATTTGTGAGGGTGAAACTAAAATAATGGAACTACTTAATGTTGTCTTTTACGAGTTTTTAATCCCAATATTTTGACGGTGTATGAGAAATTATGATATATGCAGACTTTACCTCTAAGATAGAGAggttatttttaagttttacctaaatggtaaaaaatGAACTTTGGCTGGTGATTTGGAAATGATTGCCTGGTGATGAATAAGTATCTGTCCTCTAATACAGCAGACAGTCGGGCAGTAGAAATTTGTGTTTTGGTCTTGTTTCGCTGTAACAATGTAATAGTCAGAGAactaaatttttcaaaactctggacaaaataaaagttgataaGATGTAGAGTGTCAACTGGTTGAGCAGCCGGAttgaaatttaattatttgACCCCCATAAAAGTCTGGAATATAAAAGCACAATCTGTTTATAGATCAAAACAAATCAGAGTTCCTACATCCTACTCAGCTACTCCACCATGCCCATGTAATTTAACAAGGTAACTAAGGCATCATAAACATCCTAATCcatgtatttaattatcatCATGTAATGTTTTTTCAAACTCCTACGTTTTTCAGTAAACAAGGCATATAATTGAGAAAGTAATGGCCGTGACAATTATGGATGAGGGTGAACCTGGCAGCTGTCAATAAAAGAACAACTCCATTATTCATTATCATGATGTAACAATTGGTCTCCCACAACCTAATTAATGAGAACTTTCTCAAGAGTTTCAATATAGCTGGCATGGTAGTGTCTTTCTGTTTTGCATGTTTGTCAGTATCCTCCTAATAACTTACCAGAATACCTGAGATACCCAATGTAAATCTGAAAATTCAAGCCAAATCTGAGAATAGTTGAACTGGAAGAGTTTGTTGactatttaaaaaaagtattgCATATAACTTGCATTTTATGAAATCCAGGTGTTGACATTTGGATTATGAAATGAAAGCAAGATATAAAACAAACTGAGCCAAGATGAGCAAATATAAGTTCATTGGATACCTGCTACATGTGTAAATTACAAGAAACCACCATTTAGAGATCAACAGAACAATAGCAACAtgatatttaaaaatactttcACATTAGCGAAGTTAAAAACACTGTAAAACACATTTATCTCAACATTACAACTGCTAAATAAACTGTCCGTCTCTCTAAAACAAAAATGACAATTCAGAGTAAATAAACAGCTTCAACATAGAAGTATGATAACCTGATAACCAACGTTGTGCACTTAACTCTCGGTTTGCTCCCTCAACCTTCGAATTGTGCTCCTCACGGTCACAGCACTAGCAGTGCtgttacaatttaaaaaaaataaaacatcagCAAGTGGCAAATTCAAGCCTTAAAAATGAGCTATAGAATTTTAGTTCTAATTGACACTAAAATTAATAACTATTTAAACGAAACCGAGAGATGGGTTTAATAGGTCCACCAAGACTACTTCACAATGGATTTTTAGAATTTAGTTGTTATTTGgttttgtaatcataattaCCAAGCCAACTTTTAATAATAACCTTCAAACAAGCGAGATGGTGTTTGCAGATCTACCCAACCTATATCATATCAGCCAAGTACTAACTAATACTCGTAAATCATTTCACGCAAGTCCATGCAAAACGAATTCAAAAAATTCTGCAATACCTATCATGTCATCTctattataactaaaagaaaaaaccaggttaagaaaaaaattactttaatgTATAAGCACCGCCTGCCTTGACCTTGCCACAGTCCTTGCAACCCCAAATTCCAACAGCCTTTCTCTTCACTGCATACTGAGCAAATAGTTCACATGGCAAAGCATTTAGAACTAATTATTGTGGTTCAGAAAAAAAACGTAAACAGGGAGACGATTAGAAATACCTTCCCACAGAATTCACAGAAGTATTTGCTATGTTGGCTGACCTCCATTTTCTTAATCTGCTTTCGCAAACTAGCACCATAACGAGTTCCTAAACAACATTAAAATTATTACATTGTTAAAGATTTTTTAGTAACAAAATAAGCTTGTTTATCAACATCCTAATCCACACAATAAATAagagcaacaaaaaaaaaaaaaaaatgagagttAAGAAGATATAGATTATTACATACCATATTTGCCAACAATACCAGCCTTCTTGGTCCTCTTTgtctgaaattaaaaaaaaaaaatacttataactttataaaaaaaatactagatacaatCACAACTTCAGACTAAGAGCAAATATTTGCTTAGATAAAATCACAACAACAGCAAAAACAACGATACCATCTCATCAAAGGTAGAACATAAAACATGTATCTAGGTAGAATTGCAACATGTTTCTATCAATATTTCattataaaaagattattaagtttatgatataaataactATTCTTTAAAAATGAGATGTGTAAATTCTATTAATCATAAACTTCATATCTATTGCAACTTCAAACCAATCattaaatattactcgtaaattATATGTAACAGGCTTAAAATTAAATACCAGAAGCATACATTTTGAAACCAAACACTTGTTTAtgattttaattgatttatatgcagtggatatatcatatatatatatatacataagataTAAGATAAACAAGAAAGATAGATAGACAGATAGAAATACCATCTTTGCAAGATACAAGCAGAAAATCAGAAGAGACTTGCAGGAAACACACAGCGCCGCGGGCTTTGATCAAAAGAAACCCTAAATATGTATGTTTTCACTAATAATGATATGTGCTTTTGGTCTCTAGGCTTTTGggctttcaaaagattttttctttatatgtgAACTGTGGACTTTACTGAAACAAATGGGCCTCAAGGCCTGTTgggttttttctctttcttttctttttttcattttttctcttttctttaaggaatttaaattaaattttaggGAATTCATTtagtaaaaaatataataagattgtttattttgtatgttCAAGCTATGGATTGAAACATAATTACTAACAACTAGAGGAATGGTGTGGCGGCGACATGTAGTGATGGTGGCAGCAGTCATtaatgtaagttattgatgtaaattcatttagtaaaaaatataataagattGTTTATCTTGTATGTTTAAGTTATAGGATTAAAACATAATTACTAACAACTAGAGGAATTGTGTGGCGGCGACATGTAGTGATGGTAGCAGCAGTCATtaatgtaagttattgatgtaaaggtatTTTAGAAACTAAGGGATTTTGTTATAAACTAATGTCATTAAGaatatataaagtattaaaTAGGCTCATggataatattaattatattttaagtattttaaaactagaaagttgaaaagaaaaagaataatttgattttaaatgagCAATGATAATGATATAGATTATAGCTTGGTCGAGCTTTGAAGTTTTAAGGACAAATAGAGCTCATTCTCGACATAACTTGTCTCAAATCAAATAGACATTTAAACTAAATCGAGCATATCTAATATGCACAACTGCGTACACATATTTTAAAAGAGCTCGTTTAATTTTAAAAGAGCTAGTGCTCGGCTCATTTTGAAATTTGTAAGTAAGGATCGAGCTTGCTCGTGTGGATTCTCACAAGCTTGAGCTCCCTCGTATGATCTTGACTTGTTGGAAGTGATAGATCAGTTATGGgtaaaaattcataaaatacaAGTAGAGATGTTATTTAGCGTTGTACAACATGTGGTATATATGTCATAATATTGATGTTAATGACCTTGATTCAATTCAATTCTTACTCATGAAGTATTATTGGCTCCTATTAATAGATCTTGAGTGTATTATGTCTCTGATCTTTCTTATTGTGATCGGATGTCTCATCTTTATATGTTTGATAATTTACTACTTTTACATCTTCATGTTGGTTTATGcgtttttagtattattatcgTAGACTCATATCAAAgatattaaattttttggttGGTGCGTTTTGTCTTCACTCGTTGAGTCTTCATTTTTAACTAACATTAATGAATTCTTATTAGATAATAACTCGAAAATCCAAAGTAACATTTAAATGGAGGAGACTTTAAACTCACACTTCACGTACGCATTATTCTTTTAACTTGCTATTATTCAGAAAATTGCTTTTCGTCAATATGTCAAATGATCTTTTTATTACGTCTCTCATACATAACAAATAAGCAACACACAAGTATCAAACTACGTACTATCTTTTAAGTGTTTCAATTAAGTAAATGTACAAACTTTTAGGTTCCGAAGGGACATATCAAAATTAGGCTCTAGTTTACTAGTTACACTACTTTTGAAcaagtttaattttttaacttgATGACAATAAAGCTAATGACATTCAGATTCAGAAGAAAGAGTCCTATAGATCGATGGCTTGAAGATTGGAGGATCCCGTCCTCTTTAGTGTTATCTAGCTAAATTTTGTATTCTAGCTGTTAGATTGTGTTTATCTAGCACTAATTGGTTAGTTTGCTATGTGTAAGCACTATGGTGCTTGGTACGAtcgttttactttttgttttagaTGACGTTGCACGTGTGTGCaaggcggtactaaaggggggcaagggggtccaatgctcCCCTCcaaatttgaattttgtcatgtatttttaaatttttcataaatttttaaaaattttctataggtttttaacattttgtccccttttagatttattttttataagttttctaagtttgccccctttagaattttttcctggtaccgcctctgcgTGTATGCATGATTGTAATAGTCAATCTAGTATTTTACTAGATTGCCTGAGTTttattgatttataatataaccAGGGGTGAGGGTCTTAAActgaaaaaaaacaataattaaacacATACATATTGTCTTCTCAAGAACTAGTACTCGATCAAATTATTGATCCACATGATACATTCTTCACCATAACGACAAGGTGTATCTGTGTTACAATCACATTGATAGCAAATTGATTGGACATAACGCAAAATGTTGTTTCAGTCACTAGTGTATCAATTTGTACATTATTCACCATAATGACAAATAAATCTACATTAGGATCACAACAAGGCTGCAAATTCATGTATCTTGGGTGAGATCAAGTCCCTTAGCTATCTTTGGTTAAAGAATCGGGCTAATAAGAAGGATTTCAATGCAGATAATTAGAATGACTTTTCTTTTctgtaattttgttttgtatttgtttaatgTTTGTTGCTTGGATTAGTTTTTTGATTCGTTGCTAGCAATTTGCTAGTTTGTTTAACTAAggggaaaaaatgaaaataaatatccAAAAGCTCCATCAAATTCATTGGGTTTTGGTATCAAAGATATTATACAAGTCAAGATTACCCCTATTGAAAGATGCACACAATTAAGGTACAAATTTACATGCAAAAGCGACTTTGTAGAATTGTAGGGTCGATCTGTAATTCGtctttgttctttcttttttttttaagccaaagttttattttgaataaagcAAGTTAGTACCACAAAAACAGCTCATGCCCATTAACCCATCAACCCATATGACACAAGGACATATTATAATGCTATATTTTTTACTCCAAAATAGAATGAAAACTTTTGATAATAGTACATTTCACTTGAAAAAATGATGACATTTCTCGAATTTATAGGgtataaagttacaaaaacattGGCCACTAGCAAGCGTCTGTCGACTAGTACAAGATAGAAAATTTTGTGTTGGTTGGATTAGCTAAATAGACAAATTTGATTGAATTTCTTTTAGTATATTACGTTGATttgattttcacattttttaaaaataatgacaTATAATGGATAATGATCACAATTCTCTATCATACCAAGCAGGGTCGGCTCAAACATTTTGGTGGCTTTAAACGAAATCAATTTTGAAGGCCTAGTTTCTTAGCATACAAAGTAACGTAAACGGGAAAAAATGAACCTGCTGTTAACTTTTTAATCCTTTTCAAATTACCACATTTATATTTACGATATCGGTTCGACATTGACAATCAATAAGGAAACTTAGAAAGTTAAAAGTTACTAATtcacaaaaatcacaaattcacaatttcacataaTCAAAgatgaatttatatataaagatattttacATTACATGTAtgtaggggtgagcaaaaaccgaaccgctAATcgaaaaaaccatgaaaaccgAAAAGTCCGAACCGAAAAAgccaaaaaccattggttttagttttttaaaaaccgaaagttatggttcggttttggtttctaatgaaaaaccaaACCATAAAAACGGagccgaaccaaaaatatatattgtttactttattttatatttatatcattttattaataatttttgcTAAATATGCTAATATATTTGCATTcttaggtgtatataataatatcatttatatgttttaagtgaaaatatacaacaaaattgattTGCTTTAATAGTTGTATAATTACACAACgcgtaaaacatataaatagttatatataaaatttgtttgaagtttgtacaacttacctttaatggatttgttgtcattgttgtagtgttattggtactaatattgttttgaaaacttgttgaaattaattatggtgtaattatagggtataaacttTATGCTCAATTTGATGTAAACCACAAGTGGTTATTaaccgactaaaaccgaaaaaccgaaccgaaatatacccaaaccgaaaaaaccaaaacccaatggttttagttttcaaaaaccgaattataacggttcggttttTTTAT includes the following:
- the LOC122593539 gene encoding uncharacterized protein LOC122593539 → MSTICNSFILINLALLLAIGNVSSTTAPPVLDSKKLCSQCSKCDHGTKTCPPSEAYPHMTAFDNTLIAGASQSDYVDASDRGVYSVPNIVGGKSKEYNAYFGWESTSGSASGYHRFSNYMDKCSGGQNYLTVDKHGKVSLRSLSSLENLAFADWKSINPPKHLNHRQFRFWVNGATGKCLTVFGGNTQKRTVGVADCKFDGANTGQLFAFRFHYHYAFCCCGLHNT
- the LOC122584474 gene encoding 60S ribosomal protein L37a; the encoded protein is MTKRTKKAGIVGKYGTRYGASLRKQIKKMEVSQHSKYFCEFCGKYAVKRKAVGIWGCKDCGKVKAGGAYTLNTASAVTVRSTIRRLREQTES